The following are encoded together in the Arcobacter aquimarinus genome:
- a CDS encoding pseudouridine synthase, whose translation MKENKNQNYKNKKEEIVEELTRLNKFLSHNSNYSRREADKLIEEGRVKVNGKVITNLATKVSSKDEVQIGKKNIKEDKNKMYTVIVYNKPKGEIVSKKDPQGRRTIYDSLEKKYKHFLSVGRLDYSSEGLLLLSDSVDVVNALMHSNLERVYKIKVNGLITKSVEEAMQHGLEVEDARSGAYKTTKIKSMSFAPFLAYDIQSNGEKFSKIKVVISEGKNRELRRFFAHFNLDVLDLKRLEYGGVSLNNLPTGKTRFLTKEEYKNLRIFMNEDDRSI comes from the coding sequence ATGAAAGAAAACAAAAACCAAAATTATAAAAATAAAAAAGAAGAGATAGTTGAAGAATTAACTAGACTTAATAAATTTTTATCTCATAATAGTAACTACTCAAGAAGAGAAGCTGATAAACTAATAGAAGAGGGTAGAGTAAAAGTAAATGGTAAAGTTATTACAAATTTAGCTACTAAAGTCTCTTCTAAAGATGAAGTACAAATTGGTAAAAAAAATATCAAAGAAGATAAAAATAAAATGTATACCGTTATAGTATATAATAAACCAAAAGGTGAAATAGTTTCTAAAAAAGATCCTCAAGGCAGACGTACTATCTATGATTCACTTGAAAAAAAATATAAACACTTTTTAAGTGTAGGAAGACTTGACTATTCATCTGAAGGATTGTTACTTTTATCTGATAGTGTTGATGTTGTAAATGCATTAATGCATTCTAATTTAGAAAGAGTTTATAAAATAAAAGTAAATGGTCTAATCACAAAATCTGTGGAAGAAGCTATGCAACATGGTTTAGAAGTAGAGGATGCAAGATCAGGTGCATATAAAACTACAAAAATTAAATCAATGAGTTTCGCACCATTTTTAGCTTATGATATTCAAAGTAATGGTGAAAAATTTTCAAAAATAAAAGTTGTAATATCTGAAGGGAAGAATAGAGAATTAAGAAGATTCTTTGCACATTTTAATCTTGATGTACTTGATTTAAAAAGACTTGAGTATGGAGGAGTTTCATTAAATAACCTACCAACTGGAAAAACAAGATTTTTAACAAAAGAAGAGTATAAAAACCTTAGAATCTTTATGAACGAAGATGATAGATCTATCTAA
- a CDS encoding KpsF/GutQ family sugar-phosphate isomerase has protein sequence MDFKQIVKEVLLTEAYELEKAANKISFDIEKAIELIINSRGKLIVTGVGKSGLVGTKIAATLASTGTSSFFLHPTEAMHGDLGMIGKEDIVLGISYSGESEELVQILPHLKRFNIPLIAMAKSETSTLAKYSDVFININVDKEACPLDTAPTSSTTLTMAMGDALAVCLMKKRDFKKEDFASFHPGGSLGKKLFIKVDDLLKKDNLPIVSRETKLKDAILVMSEGRLGSVIIENENKKVIALLSDGDLRRALMKDNFSMDCKVEEIATKNPKTLKNKEILASDALQIIENYKIQLLIVTDENDKLIGVLHIHDLIEAGIK, from the coding sequence ATGGATTTCAAACAAATTGTTAAAGAAGTTTTATTAACAGAAGCTTACGAATTAGAAAAAGCAGCTAATAAAATATCATTTGACATTGAAAAAGCTATAGAGCTGATTATCAACTCTAGAGGTAAATTAATTGTAACAGGTGTTGGAAAATCTGGACTTGTTGGAACAAAAATAGCTGCAACTCTTGCAAGTACAGGAACAAGCTCTTTTTTCCTACATCCAACAGAAGCTATGCATGGCGATTTAGGAATGATAGGAAAAGAGGATATAGTTCTTGGTATCTCATATAGTGGAGAGAGTGAAGAATTAGTTCAAATTTTACCCCATTTAAAAAGATTTAATATTCCTTTGATTGCTATGGCAAAAAGTGAAACTTCAACATTAGCAAAATATTCAGATGTGTTTATCAACATAAACGTAGATAAAGAGGCTTGTCCACTAGATACAGCTCCTACTTCATCTACAACATTGACAATGGCAATGGGTGATGCTCTAGCTGTTTGTTTAATGAAAAAAAGAGATTTCAAAAAAGAAGATTTTGCTTCATTTCATCCAGGTGGAAGTTTAGGGAAAAAACTTTTTATAAAAGTTGATGATTTATTAAAAAAAGATAATCTGCCAATAGTTTCACGTGAAACTAAATTAAAAGATGCCATTTTAGTAATGAGTGAAGGAAGATTAGGTAGTGTAATTATTGAAAATGAAAATAAAAAAGTAATTGCACTATTAAGTGATGGAGATTTAAGAAGAGCTTTGATGAAAGATAACTTCTCTATGGATTGTAAAGTAGAAGAGATAGCAACAAAAAATCCTAAAACTCTTAAAAATAAAGAAATATTGGCAAGTGATGCACTACAAATTATTGAAAATTACAAAATTCAACTTTTGATTGTTACTGATGAAAATGACAAATTAATTGGTGTGTTACATATTCATGATCTAATTGAAGCTGGAATAAAATAA
- a CDS encoding ribonuclease J, with product MEEIKNEEKIVVNSEITQVTNQNDENQNTEVGETKKPPFKKRKPKPKIPKDPSLNQAKGEGWISDLKKAYLINEKIHRDRLNPHYKLNLNTTAKLRITPLGGLNEIGGNMMVVETETEALIIDVGMSFPDGEMHGVDILIPDFSYIREIKDKIIGIIITHGHEDHIGAMPYLFKEMQFPVYGTSLPLEMIGSKFDEHKMREHRAYFRAIQKRTPIKIGGFEVEWMHVTHSIIDSSCIAVKTEAGTWIHTGDFKIDHTPIDGFPTDLHRLAHYGEEGVLVLTSDSTNSHAPGFTRTEKTVGPTFDRIFQNAKGRVIMSTFSSNIHRVAQAIEKALFYGRKICVIGRSMEKNLDIAMSLGYIKFPKDQFIEAHEVNKYNDKEVLIVTTGSQGESMSALYRMAIHEHRHIKIKPEDQIILSAKAIPGNEASVSEIINHLLKAGAKVAYQDYPDIHVSGHAAQEEQKLMLRLVKPKFFLPVHGEYNHALKHGQTGIDCGVLERNVYIMSDGEQVEISPKYLKKVKTVKTGKVYIDNQLNHKIADDIIIDRQTMAKEGIVMIVAQINESDRTLAQKPKVTSFGLVSDKQDKYFSKEIEDLLAIFLENIKPGILKNNRILEDELRKVVRKHCTRKYKKYPMIVPTIFVQ from the coding sequence ATGGAAGAAATTAAAAACGAAGAAAAAATTGTTGTTAACTCAGAGATAACTCAAGTTACTAATCAAAATGATGAAAATCAGAATACAGAAGTAGGAGAAACAAAAAAACCTCCTTTCAAAAAAAGAAAACCTAAACCTAAAATTCCAAAAGATCCCTCATTAAATCAAGCAAAAGGTGAAGGTTGGATAAGTGATTTAAAAAAAGCTTATTTGATAAATGAAAAAATACATAGAGATAGACTAAATCCTCATTATAAACTAAACCTTAATACTACTGCTAAACTTAGAATTACTCCACTTGGTGGATTAAATGAGATTGGTGGAAACATGATGGTTGTTGAAACTGAAACTGAAGCTTTAATCATTGATGTTGGTATGAGTTTTCCAGATGGAGAAATGCATGGTGTTGATATTTTAATTCCTGATTTTAGCTATATAAGAGAGATAAAAGATAAGATTATTGGTATTATTATTACACATGGACATGAGGATCACATTGGTGCTATGCCATACTTATTTAAAGAGATGCAATTCCCAGTTTACGGAACATCATTACCACTTGAAATGATTGGTTCTAAATTTGATGAACATAAAATGAGAGAACATAGAGCTTATTTTAGAGCTATTCAAAAAAGAACTCCTATAAAAATAGGTGGATTTGAAGTTGAATGGATGCATGTTACTCACTCAATTATTGATTCATCTTGTATTGCTGTTAAAACAGAAGCTGGAACTTGGATTCATACAGGTGATTTTAAAATTGACCACACACCAATTGATGGATTCCCAACAGATTTACATAGACTTGCTCATTATGGAGAAGAGGGTGTTTTAGTTTTAACATCAGATTCTACAAATTCTCATGCTCCTGGTTTTACAAGAACTGAAAAAACTGTAGGGCCAACTTTTGATAGAATATTCCAAAATGCAAAAGGAAGAGTTATTATGTCAACTTTTTCTTCTAATATTCACAGAGTTGCACAAGCAATTGAAAAAGCACTTTTCTATGGTAGAAAAATCTGTGTTATTGGTAGATCGATGGAAAAAAATCTTGATATTGCAATGAGTCTTGGATATATCAAATTTCCTAAAGATCAATTTATAGAAGCACACGAAGTAAATAAATATAATGATAAAGAAGTTTTAATAGTTACAACTGGTTCTCAAGGTGAATCAATGTCAGCTTTATATAGAATGGCTATACATGAACATAGACATATTAAAATAAAACCTGAAGACCAAATAATTCTTTCTGCAAAAGCTATTCCTGGAAATGAAGCTAGCGTTTCAGAAATTATTAACCATCTTTTAAAAGCTGGTGCTAAGGTTGCTTATCAAGATTATCCAGATATTCACGTTTCAGGACATGCTGCTCAAGAAGAACAAAAACTTATGTTAAGACTAGTTAAACCTAAATTTTTCTTGCCTGTTCATGGTGAATACAATCATGCTTTAAAACATGGACAAACAGGTATTGATTGCGGAGTATTAGAAAGAAATGTTTATATTATGAGTGATGGTGAACAAGTTGAGATTAGTCCAAAATATCTTAAAAAAGTAAAAACAGTAAAAACTGGAAAAGTTTATATTGATAACCAACTAAATCATAAAATTGCAGATGATATAATCATTGATAGACAAACAATGGCTAAAGAAGGAATAGTTATGATTGTTGCTCAAATCAATGAAAGTGATAGAACATTAGCACAAAAACCTAAAGTTACATCTTTTGGATTGGTTTCTGATAAACAAGATAAATACTTCTCAAAAGAAATTGAAGATTTATTAGCAATTTTCTTAGAAAACATAAAACCTGGAATTCTTAAAAACAATAGAATTTTAGAAGATGAATTAAGAAAAGTTGTAAGAAAACATTGTACAAGAAAATATAAAAAATACCCGATGATAGTTCCAACGATTTTTGTTCAATAA
- the rsmA gene encoding 16S rRNA (adenine(1518)-N(6)/adenine(1519)-N(6))-dimethyltransferase RsmA produces the protein MEKVKAKKQYGQNFLKDTTILDKIIQSMPNNNNYIVEIGPGLGDLTKNLVKYKDLTAYEVDTDLIGILESKFAIQIEEGKLKLIHTDVLEAWDKQKSLHDGRYDLIANLPYYIATNIILRAFEDKNCEHIIVMVQKEVAEKFTAKVNDKEYSSLGIITELISIDSKILFDVPPESFDPPPKIISSILYIKKDIDKYLDKDFNKFLKACFVQPRKKLSKNLTSVIDKNLISKIYEELNINDNIRPHEVSSSLYSQMYTKVKDGRN, from the coding sequence ATGGAAAAAGTAAAAGCAAAAAAACAATACGGACAAAACTTTTTAAAAGATACGACTATTTTGGACAAAATCATCCAATCGATGCCCAACAACAATAATTATATTGTTGAAATTGGGCCTGGATTAGGTGATTTGACCAAAAATTTAGTCAAGTACAAAGATTTAACTGCTTATGAAGTAGATACTGATTTAATCGGTATTTTAGAGTCTAAATTTGCAATACAAATAGAAGAGGGTAAACTAAAACTGATCCACACAGATGTTTTAGAGGCTTGGGATAAGCAAAAAAGCCTTCATGATGGAAGATATGACTTAATTGCAAATCTGCCATACTATATTGCAACAAATATTATATTAAGAGCATTTGAAGATAAAAATTGTGAACACATTATTGTAATGGTTCAAAAAGAGGTAGCAGAAAAATTTACTGCGAAAGTCAATGATAAGGAATATTCATCTTTAGGGATAATCACTGAATTAATAAGTATTGATTCAAAGATACTTTTTGATGTTCCACCTGAGTCTTTTGATCCACCTCCAAAAATAATCTCTTCAATTCTTTATATAAAAAAAGATATAGATAAATATCTTGATAAAGATTTTAATAAGTTTTTAAAGGCTTGCTTTGTGCAACCGAGAAAAAAACTTTCAAAAAATTTAACATCAGTAATAGATAAAAATCTAATATCTAAAATTTATGAAGAATTAAATATTAATGATAATATTAGACCTCATGAAGTAAGTTCGTCTTTGTATAGCCAAATGTATACAAAGGTAAAAGATGGAAGAAATTAA
- the hisF gene encoding imidazole glycerol phosphate synthase subunit HisF yields the protein MSSFAKRIIPCLDVDNGRVVKGVNFVGLRDAGDPVEVAKRYNAEGADELTFLDITASHENRGTIVDIVKQVAKEVFIPLTVGGGIRKLEDIYSLLNVGCDKVSINSSAVSNPDLINESAKRFGSQCIVVAIDVKRVADGSYHVFVKGGREDTGLDALAWAKEVYDRGAGEILLTSMDTDGAKTGFELNITEQVSKLVDIPVIASGGAGIMEHIKEAFEHGASAALAASIFHFKEIDIMDLKRYLRANNIPVRI from the coding sequence TTGAGTAGTTTTGCAAAAAGAATAATACCGTGTTTAGACGTTGATAATGGAAGAGTGGTAAAAGGTGTAAATTTTGTAGGTTTAAGAGATGCAGGAGATCCTGTTGAAGTTGCTAAAAGATATAACGCAGAAGGTGCAGATGAACTTACATTTTTAGATATTACTGCAAGTCATGAAAATAGAGGAACGATTGTTGATATAGTAAAACAAGTTGCAAAAGAAGTTTTTATTCCTCTAACAGTTGGTGGAGGAATTAGAAAACTAGAGGATATATATTCGCTTTTAAATGTAGGTTGTGACAAAGTTTCAATTAACTCTTCAGCTGTTTCAAATCCAGATTTAATAAATGAAAGTGCAAAAAGATTTGGAAGTCAATGTATAGTTGTAGCAATTGATGTAAAAAGAGTTGCAGATGGTTCATACCATGTTTTTGTAAAAGGTGGACGTGAAGATACAGGGCTTGACGCACTTGCTTGGGCAAAAGAGGTTTATGATAGAGGTGCTGGTGAAATACTTCTTACTTCTATGGATACAGATGGTGCAAAAACAGGATTTGAACTAAATATTACTGAACAAGTTTCAAAATTAGTGGATATTCCTGTTATTGCAAGTGGTGGAGCTGGAATTATGGAACATATAAAAGAAGCATTTGAACATGGTGCTAGTGCTGCACTTGCTGCTTCAATCTTTCATTTTAAAGAAATAGATATTATGGATTTAAAAAGATATTTAAGAGCAAATAATATACCAGTGAGGATATAA
- a CDS encoding SIMPL domain-containing protein: MKRKIFLALILPVLGFSYELNFNKSFAKVVNPDLLSTNVNINVEKKDETKVNVEIDKFNDFIKNNKDVNIKNGSYTLSPKYKYYDNKQEFIGYVGSLRYTAESKDAKELNKFMNELILIKDKIKTDDVKLNISNVSWQISDDLQNKSFDDLRFEAISWIENYAKTLSSKLTKECEVKQININEFNNGNIVYARSEMALSSMSKSVSDVAPISSEQNITINPNFVLDCK; encoded by the coding sequence ATGAAGAGAAAAATATTTTTAGCATTGATTTTACCAGTTTTAGGTTTTTCTTATGAATTAAATTTTAATAAAAGTTTTGCAAAAGTAGTTAACCCAGATTTGTTGAGCACAAATGTAAATATAAATGTTGAAAAAAAAGATGAAACTAAAGTAAACGTTGAAATAGATAAGTTTAATGATTTTATAAAAAATAATAAAGATGTTAATATCAAAAATGGAAGTTATACTTTAAGTCCAAAATACAAATATTATGATAATAAACAAGAATTTATTGGCTATGTAGGAAGTTTAAGATATACAGCAGAATCAAAAGATGCAAAAGAACTAAACAAATTTATGAATGAATTGATTTTGATTAAAGATAAAATAAAAACAGATGATGTAAAACTTAATATATCAAATGTTTCTTGGCAAATAAGCGATGATTTACAAAATAAAAGTTTTGATGACTTAAGATTTGAAGCAATTAGTTGGATTGAAAATTATGCAAAAACATTATCTTCGAAATTAACTAAGGAATGTGAAGTAAAACAGATAAATATAAATGAGTTTAATAATGGGAATATTGTATATGCAAGAAGTGAAATGGCATTATCAAGTATGTCAAAATCTGTTTCAGATGTTGCACCTATTAGCAGTGAACAAAATATTACGATAAATCCTAATTTTGTATTGGATTGTAAATGA
- a CDS encoding purine-nucleoside phosphorylase, translating into MIVCAGRNETFPFAHPVGVGLIETSINLTRMCLFDKPEYLLFIGSAGSYGEHKIFDIVESKRASNIELAFLTQSAYTPLDNVLESENKFARNDTIVNSSNYISTNEKLCKEFLEYGVGIENMEFFSVLSVAKEFEIPVAGIFVVTNYTNENAHDDFIKNHKEAMEKLTNYLIEKNIIK; encoded by the coding sequence ATGATAGTGTGTGCGGGAAGAAATGAAACTTTTCCTTTTGCACATCCCGTAGGTGTTGGTTTAATAGAAACATCAATAAATCTAACAAGAATGTGTCTATTTGATAAACCAGAATATCTACTTTTTATTGGAAGTGCAGGAAGTTATGGTGAACATAAAATTTTTGATATAGTTGAATCAAAAAGAGCTTCAAATATTGAACTTGCATTTTTAACGCAAAGTGCATATACACCTTTAGATAATGTTTTAGAATCTGAAAATAAATTTGCAAGAAATGACACGATTGTAAACTCATCTAATTATATATCAACAAATGAAAAATTATGTAAAGAATTTTTGGAATATGGTGTTGGAATTGAAAATATGGAGTTTTTTTCAGTTTTAAGTGTTGCAAAAGAGTTTGAAATTCCAGTTGCTGGAATTTTTGTAGTAACAAATTATACAAATGAAAATGCCCATGATGATTTTATAAAAAATCATAAAGAGGCAATGGAAAAATTAACAAATTATTTAATAGAAAAAAATATAATAAAATAG
- the rlmN gene encoding 23S rRNA (adenine(2503)-C(2))-methyltransferase RlmN, giving the protein MAKEGLPSIYDYTLDELKEKLKPSFRAKQVYNWLYKKYASSYDDMKNIPNELKEDLKANYPIDIMQIVKKEQSIDGSIKYLFKLRDNHTVEAVLLLMKNKKIDEDGQIVRSEKYTVCISSQVGCKVGCSFCLTAKGGFVRNLTVGEYIAQIVNIKRDNQIAENKALNIVYMGMGEPLDNFDNFTKAVEIFSELDGLAISRRRQTVSTSGIASKIKKLGEKDLQIQLAISLHAVDDELRSELIPMNKAYNIASIIEAVKAFPVDTRKKVMFEYLVIKDKNDSLDAAKKLVKLLNGIQAKVNLIYFNPYPGTTYQRPSVEDMMKFKDYLNEKSVICTIRESKGLDISAACGQLKEKEANGNS; this is encoded by the coding sequence ATGGCAAAAGAAGGATTACCATCTATATATGATTACACATTAGATGAATTAAAAGAAAAATTAAAACCATCATTTAGAGCGAAGCAGGTTTATAATTGGCTTTATAAAAAATATGCTAGTTCTTATGATGATATGAAAAATATACCAAATGAGTTAAAAGAAGATTTAAAAGCAAACTATCCAATAGATATTATGCAAATTGTAAAAAAAGAGCAAAGTATTGATGGAAGTATAAAATATCTTTTTAAATTAAGAGATAACCATACAGTTGAAGCTGTATTACTTTTAATGAAAAATAAAAAGATAGATGAAGATGGACAAATTGTAAGAAGTGAAAAATATACTGTTTGTATCTCTTCTCAAGTTGGTTGTAAAGTTGGATGTAGTTTTTGTTTAACTGCAAAAGGTGGATTTGTCAGAAACCTTACCGTTGGTGAATATATCGCTCAAATTGTAAATATAAAAAGAGATAATCAAATAGCTGAAAATAAAGCTTTAAATATCGTTTATATGGGAATGGGTGAACCTCTTGATAACTTTGACAATTTCACTAAAGCAGTAGAAATCTTTTCGGAACTTGATGGTTTAGCAATTTCACGAAGAAGACAAACAGTTTCAACTTCAGGAATTGCAAGTAAAATCAAAAAACTTGGAGAGAAAGATTTACAAATTCAATTGGCAATTTCACTTCATGCAGTTGATGATGAATTAAGAAGCGAATTAATACCTATGAATAAAGCTTATAATATTGCTTCAATTATCGAAGCTGTTAAAGCATTTCCAGTAGATACAAGAAAAAAAGTTATGTTTGAATATTTGGTTATTAAAGATAAAAATGATTCTCTTGATGCTGCAAAAAAACTTGTAAAACTTCTAAATGGTATTCAAGCAAAAGTAAATTTAATCTATTTTAATCCATATCCAGGAACAACATATCAAAGACCAAGTGTTGAAGATATGATGAAATTTAAAGATTATCTAAATGAAAAGAGCGTAATTTGTACTATTAGAGAATCAAAAGGTTTAGATATAAGTGCTGCTTGTGGACAATTAAAAGAAAAGGAAGCAAATGGGAATTCTTGA
- the gltX gene encoding glutamate--tRNA ligase, translating to MAVTRFAPSPTGYLHIGGLRTSLYSYLWARKTGGEFRLRIEDTDLARNSEEAMKAIINAFDWVGLNYDGEVFYQSQRTDIYKQYIDKLLENGNAYKCYMSKEELDALRAAQEAAKQNPRYDGTWRPEEGKILPQIPEGVEPVIRIKAPTTGTIEFEDGVKGFMKFDANQVDDFVIARSNGMPTYNFVVAIDDALMEMTDVIRGDDHLSNTPKQIVVYNALGFKVPKFYHVPMINNPEGKKLSKRDGAMDVMDYKNQGYLPEALLNFLVRLGWSNGDQEIFSMEEMLELFDPSNINKSASAYNAEKLLWLNSEYIKAVSNDRLIKELKFFDLDLSHHPKRTELLDLAKQRAQTLVELKKSITDIIDVPTSYEEAGVKKFVKEDTKEFLEKYLVLLEENKDNLYDALKVEEITKPFINENGLKFPQLFQPIRLALTGGTQAPSVYDIIAILGFNEVSSRLNEALKRNFKNT from the coding sequence ATGGCAGTAACAAGATTTGCACCAAGTCCAACAGGGTATTTACATATTGGAGGGCTTAGAACTTCACTTTATAGTTATTTGTGGGCAAGAAAAACAGGTGGAGAATTTAGACTTAGAATTGAAGATACAGATTTAGCTAGAAATAGTGAAGAAGCAATGAAAGCAATTATAAATGCTTTTGATTGGGTTGGATTAAACTATGATGGTGAAGTATTTTATCAATCACAAAGAACAGATATTTATAAACAATATATAGATAAATTGTTAGAAAATGGGAATGCTTACAAATGTTATATGAGTAAAGAAGAACTTGATGCTTTAAGAGCTGCTCAAGAAGCAGCAAAACAAAATCCAAGATATGATGGAACATGGAGACCTGAAGAGGGAAAAATTTTACCACAAATCCCAGAAGGTGTTGAACCAGTAATTAGAATTAAAGCACCAACTACAGGAACTATTGAATTTGAAGATGGTGTAAAAGGGTTTATGAAATTTGATGCAAATCAAGTAGATGATTTTGTAATTGCAAGAAGTAATGGAATGCCAACATACAACTTCGTTGTTGCAATTGATGATGCATTGATGGAAATGACAGATGTAATTAGAGGTGATGACCACTTATCAAATACTCCAAAACAAATAGTAGTTTATAATGCTTTAGGCTTTAAAGTTCCAAAATTCTATCACGTTCCAATGATTAATAATCCAGAAGGAAAAAAACTATCTAAAAGAGATGGTGCTATGGATGTTATGGATTATAAAAATCAAGGATATTTACCAGAAGCTTTACTTAATTTTTTAGTAAGACTTGGTTGGTCAAATGGTGACCAAGAGATTTTCTCAATGGAAGAGATGTTAGAATTATTTGATCCTTCAAATATAAATAAATCAGCATCAGCATATAATGCAGAAAAACTTTTATGGTTAAATAGTGAGTATATAAAAGCTGTTTCAAATGATAGATTAATCAAAGAGTTAAAGTTTTTTGATTTAGATTTATCGCATCATCCAAAAAGAACAGAACTTTTAGATTTGGCAAAACAAAGAGCACAAACTTTAGTTGAATTAAAAAAATCAATTACAGATATTATAGATGTTCCGACTTCTTATGAAGAAGCAGGAGTTAAGAAATTTGTTAAAGAAGACACAAAAGAGTTTTTAGAGAAATATTTAGTTTTATTAGAAGAAAATAAAGATAACTTATATGATGCATTAAAGGTGGAAGAGATAACAAAACCTTTTATAAATGAAAATGGATTAAAATTCCCTCAATTATTTCAACCAATTAGACTTGCATTAACAGGTGGAACACAAGCTCCTTCTGTTTATGATATCATTGCAATTCTCGGTTTTAATGAGGTTTCTTCAAGATTAAATGAGGCTTTAAAAAGAAATTTTAAAAATACTTGA
- a CDS encoding RNA recognition motif domain-containing protein: protein MNIYVGNLSYRMNDNELEGIFAKFGAVKSAKVIMDRETGKSKGFGFVEMAEASAGASAIEALNGNDCEGRTLRVNEAKPREERPRRQF from the coding sequence ATGAACATTTACGTAGGTAATTTATCATACAGAATGAATGATAATGAGTTAGAAGGAATCTTCGCAAAATTTGGTGCAGTAAAAAGTGCAAAAGTAATCATGGATAGAGAAACAGGAAAATCAAAAGGATTTGGTTTCGTTGAAATGGCAGAAGCATCAGCTGGAGCTTCAGCAATCGAAGCTTTAAATGGTAATGATTGTGAAGGTAGAACGTTAAGAGTTAACGAAGCTAAACCTAGAGAAGAAAGACCAAGAAGACAATTCTAA
- a CDS encoding response regulator transcription factor gives MKILLLEDDLILNEIIEEHLVLQDNDVISTFSGYEAQNYLYSETFDLLLLDVNVPDINGFDLLKELRTQNIKTPAIFITSLNMADDMQKGFESGCDDYIKKPFDLKELDLRINNIKRFFNISPKNITIIDEKISLDNENLMIINENKKIQITKKESEVLLYLIKNSSKIVSIDELTLNLWAYEDSPTASTIRTYIKNLRKFVGEDKISNIRGVGYRFNKK, from the coding sequence ATGAAAATTTTGCTATTAGAAGATGATTTAATTTTAAATGAGATTATTGAAGAGCATTTAGTTTTACAAGATAATGATGTAATTTCCACATTTAGTGGATATGAAGCTCAAAATTATCTGTATTCTGAAACCTTTGATTTATTGCTTTTAGATGTAAATGTTCCTGATATAAATGGATTTGATTTATTAAAAGAGTTAAGAACTCAAAATATAAAAACACCAGCCATATTTATAACTTCTTTAAATATGGCTGATGATATGCAAAAAGGTTTTGAAAGTGGTTGTGATGACTATATAAAAAAACCTTTTGATTTAAAAGAATTAGACCTAAGAATAAACAATATTAAAAGATTTTTTAATATTTCTCCCAAAAATATAACAATTATTGATGAAAAAATATCTTTAGACAATGAAAATCTAATGATCATTAATGAAAATAAAAAAATTCAAATCACAAAAAAAGAGAGTGAAGTTTTATTATATTTAATAAAAAATTCTTCAAAAATAGTAAGTATAGATGAATTAACTCTTAATCTTTGGGCATATGAAGATAGTCCTACGGCTTCAACTATAAGAACATATATAAAAAATTTAAGAAAATTTGTTGGTGAAGATAAAATAAGCAATATAAGAGGAGTTGGTTATAGATTTAACAAGAAGTGA